The DNA window CGGCCGTCAGGCCGCTCGCCGCGTCTTTGCCGAGATCGCCAGCGCCACGCCGCCGAGAATGACGACGCTTGTCGTGAGGAAACGCGGCGTGAGCGCCTCGCCGAGCAGGGCAACGGCACCAAAGGCCGCGATGACGGGCACGGTCAGTTGAACGACGGCAGCCTTGGCGGTCGAAAGGTGCGGCAGGGTCCGGTACCAGATGGCATAGCCGAGACCGGACGCGATGGCGCCCGACGCAAGCGCCAGCAGAACGCCATGCCAGCTTGGACGGTGCATCAGCAGTCCGATTGCCAGAAGTGGCAGGCAGAGCGGGATCGACCGGATGAAGTTCCCGGCCGTCTGGTTCAGCGGAGCTTTCGTGCCTCGCCCCTTCAAGGTGTAGACCCCCCAGGAAATGCCCGAGACCATCATCAGCGCGCTGCCCAGCGGATCCGGCGCGCTGAGGCCGGGCAGCACGAGATAGATGAAGGCGAGAAACGCGGCTGTCAGGCCGATCATCTCCACGGGCGTCGGCCTGTCGCCGCCGAAAAACGCCCAGGAGATCATCGTTCCCTGGACGGAGGCGAAGAGAATCAGCGCGCCTGTGGCCGCGCCAAGCCGAAGATAGGCGAGCGAGAAGGCGAGGGCGTAGGCAAAGAGGGCGAACGTCGACACCCAGTCCCCCGGCATGTCGCGCAGAGGCGTGCTCCGTCTGTCGCGCATGAGCAAGGCGAGGAGAAGGATGCCGCCTGAAATGAGACGGATCGCCGTATAGCTCGCCGCATCGATCTCACCGTCTGCAAGGGCGGTGCGCGCCAGAAGCGAATTCCCGGCAAAAGCGATCATTGCAATGGTCGTGAGAAGAAACGTCTGTGCCATCGTCCATGCCCCGTCCCAGCCAGGCAGGAACGTCTTCTCATATAACGCTTGGTTTGAAAAAGCCGGGAATGAAATGCGCTGATTTTTGTTCGTCGAGAAGATGTCCGCCAAGAGCGGTTCCGATAGGCGCTTGCGTCAACACCGTAAAATCACGTTGCATTGATGCCCCGAAATCTCCGGACGTCTTGCGCATGCCATTGATCAGAGCAGAACGGGCCCGGATGGGCGCAGGCAGATGTCAAACAGGAGCGGCCAAGGGCATTTCATTGGCCACCTGAAAAGAAGTCCGGCAAGTGCGCCTCAAATCTTGACGCGGTGATTGCGCGGATTCTCGCAGTGCCACTTCTTGATGGTGTAGTTGGGATGACTGGCCGACCACTGGGCGATGTATGGCTGGGCCTCCCAGACGCAGGCGGCAAGGCTGCCGTGGTTCTGAACCGGAATCAGCTTTTCCTCGCAAGCGGATGGATCGGCGAGGAGGCAGACAAGAAGAACGACATCGAGCGTGTCCATGAAGGGTTCTCCGGCAAGCAGATTCGAAGATCATCGAGCATCGAATTCGCCAGTATATACGCTTCTGCGCCGTCCCCGGATCACAATATCTGAATAGCCGAGACATCAATCCTGCAGCAGGTCTTCCATGAGCGGAAGCTCCGGCAGGAACGTCGCCCCCTCGCTGACCCAGAAATCCCAAAGGGCGTTGGCGGCCGGAAGCAGCCGCTTGTCCGTGCGCCGGACAAGGAACCACTTGCGCTGCACCGGAAGGCCCTCGACGTCGAGCAACGTCAGGCGCCCGGCCTGGACTTCCACAGAGACCGTGTGGCCCGAGATGAAGGCAATCCCGAGCCCCGCCATGACGGCCTGCTTGATGGTCTCGTTCGAGTTCATCTCGAGGCTGCGGTATTTCATCAGATCGGTCTTGGCCGAAAGAAATCCCTCGAAGGCGTAGCGGGTGCCCGACCCGTTTTCGCGCACCAGAAACGTCTCGTCTCCAAGATCGGCAAGCGTGATGCCGCGCTTTCCGGCGAGCGGATGATCGGGCGGAGCGATCATGACGAGCGGATGGTCGCCGATGACGTCCGCCTCGACGTCGAAATCGCGCGGCGGCCGGCCCATGATCGCAAGATCGATTTCATAGCCCCTGAGGGCCGTCAGCGTGCGCTCGCGGTTGCCGACCATGAGGTTGATCGAGACGCGCGGCCGTGTCTTCTGAAAGGCGGCGATGGCAAACGGCGCGAAATAGCGCGCTGTGGAGATGATGCCGACGGAGACCTTTCCTGCCCCGGCATCCTTCAGTTCGGCCAGCGCATCGCTGCATTCCGCCAGCAGCGTTTCGATCTTGGTCAGCGTCTCGGCGATTTCGGCGCCGGCCGGCGTTGCCTCGAAGCGTTCGGAGATGCGCTCGACGACGGCAAGACCGACCTGGTCTTCCAGCGACTTGATCTGCGCGGTGATGGCTGGCGGCGTGACGTTCATCACGGAGGCCGCCTTGGTGACGCTCCCCGTGGAGATGACCGCGGCCAGGCAACGCAACTGCTTCAGTGTGACGTGACGCATCGTCGAATCTTGAGCTTTTAAAGTTTTTCTGAACGACTGACCCGATATCTTTAGTTGAATTTTGCCTGTTGTCGAGGGGCCGTCAGCCCAGTCGTCCCGAGAGGCGGCGAAGGAATGCCGGAAGGGACGGCTTATCGTTTGCAAACAAACGAAAAACGCCGCGAATTCAGGGCCCTTGCGACCGAGTGTCTCGTCCTTGCTGTTTCTTTCATGGAGGATTTGCTCTAGAGGATGGAAGACGTTGCGAGGAGGGGGACCTTGCGGCGCCGATCATGCGGACAAGGGGCATGATCGGTCCGCGGGCAACTTGCGTTTGAAGATCGGAGAGGACTGGATGGCGATCGGGACCGGGTTGACGGAATACCTGGAGAGCTGGGCTGGCGGCGATGCCGTGCGCAAGGCGGTGGCCGAGGCCGTGTTCGCTCTGGCCGAGGCGGGCATCGAACTGGCCGGCGTTTGCGGTCAGGGCGCCATCAACCCGGATCAGGGCGCCATTGTCGGCAACAACTCCGGCGGCGACGCGCAAAAAGCGCTGGATGTCCGCTCGCATGAGATCGTCGTGGCCGCGCTGCGTCGCCGCGGCGTTGGCATGGTCGCCTCCGAAGAGGCCGACGAAGCCGAGGTTCTGACACCGGGCGGCCTCGTGGCGGTCGCGACCGACCCGCTGGATGGGTCTTCCAACATCGATACCAATGTCTCCGTCGGCACGATCTTCTCGATCCTGCCCGTCGAGGGCGAGGCGAGCCCGTTCCTGGTGCCGGGATCGCGCCAGCTTGCCGCCGGCTTCGTCGTCTATGGGCCGCACACGGATATCGTGCTCACGCTGGGCGAGGGCACCGACATCTTCACGCTCGATCGCTCGAACGGCGCATTCGTTCTGGTCGCGGAAAAGGTGTCCATCGCACCTGAGACGGCCGAATACGCGGTCAATGCCTCGAACTACCGTCACTGGGCGGCCGGCCTTCGCAACTATGTCGACGATTGCCTCGCCGGCAAGGACGGACCTCTGGAGAAGAACTACAACATGCGCTGGGTCGGCTCGCTGGTGGCCGATGCATCGCGCATTCTCTCGCGCGGCGGCGTGTTCCTCTATCCGGGCGACGCGCGCAAGGGATATACGCACGGACGCCTGCGCATCCTCTACGAGGCCAACCCGGTCGCCATGGTGATCGAGCAGTGCGGCGGCAAGGCGACGGATGGAACGCAGCGCATCCTCGACATCGACGTCACCGAACTGCATCAGCGCACCGGTCTTGTCTTCGGCGCCGCCTCGGAGGTCGAACGGATCGGGCTCTACATCGCAAATCCCGAGCGGCGCGGCGAAGATTCCCCGCTTTTCGGCTCTCGCGGCCTCTTCATGAGCTGACGCGGAGATCCTTAGGGGAGGACGGAGCGTGTCGGAGCGCTTTCCCATCATTGCGACGACCGGGTCGTCGGGGTCGGGAACGACATCGGTCAAGAACACATTCGAGCGGATTTTTCGTCGGGAAGGCATCAAGGCCGCCTTCATCGAGGGCGATGCCTTTCACCGTTACGACCGCGTGGCGATGAAGAAGAAGGTGGCCGAGGAGGTCGCCAAGGGCAATCCGCATTTCAGCCACTTCGGCCCCGAGGCCAACCAACTCGACAAGCTTGAAGGCATCTTCGCCGAGTTCGGCAAGCAGGGAACGGGCCGCACTCGGCAGTATGTCCACAATCTGCAGGAAGAGCAGATGTTCGGCGCTCCCCAGGGCACGTTCACGCCATGGCTGGAGTTCAAGGATGACTGCGATCTTCTCTTTTACGAGGGGCTGCACGGAGCCTATCGCTCGCCGGAGCTTGATATCGCCAGCCATGCCGATCTGAAGATCGGCGTTGTTCCCGTTATCAATCTGGAGTGGATACAGAAAATCCACCGTGACAAGGAAATGCGCGGCTATTCCACCGAGGCCGTGACCGACGTTATTCTCCGCCGCATGCACGACTATGTGCACTACATCTGCCCGCAATTCACCGAGACGGACATCAATTTCCAGCGGGTTCCGACCGTCGACACGTCTAATCCTTTCGTCGCACGCTGGATCCCCACTGCCGATGAATCGATGGTTGTGATACGGTTTCGCAGTCCGAGAGGCATTGACTTCGCCTACCTGCTGTCCATGATCCATGACAGCTTCATGTCGCGGGCGAATTCGATTGTCGTGCCCGGAGGCAAGATGGAGCTGGCGATGCAGCTCATCCTGACGCCGAAGATCTTGAGGCTCATCGATCGCAAGAGCAGGGCGGTTTAGCGGTCATGGAGACTGGCGCAGACTTGAAGGAAGAGGCGTTCACGGCGCGTTACCCGTTCATCGCCGATGAGCCGGATGCGACTTTTCCCGATGCGGATCATAACGACCTGGCCAATGCCATCCGGCTCTTGACCATGGACGCGGTGGAGATGGCCGGTTCCGGCCATCCCGGCATGCCGCTCGGCATGGCGGACGTTGCGACCGTCCTTTTCTCGCGCTTTCTGAAATTCGATCCCCAGGTACCCGGCTGGCCGGACCGCGACCGCTTCGTCCTGTCGGCCGGCCATGGATCGATGCTGCTTTATTCGCTGCTCTATCTGACCGGCTACAAGGACGTCACCATCGACGACCTGAAGTCCTTCCGCCAGCTCGGCTCCAGGACCCCGGGGCATCCGGAATACGGTACCTTGCCGGGCGTCGAGGCAACCACCGGTCCGCTCGGGCAGGGCATGGCCTCCGCCGTCGGGATGGCGATTGCCGAGCGCATGATGAACGCGCGGCTCGGCGACGATCTCGTCGACCATTTCACCTACGTCATTGCGGGCGACGGCTGCCTCATGGAGGGGCTGTCGCAAGAGGCGATCGAACTTGCAGGCCATCTGCGCCTATCCAAGCTCATCGTCCTCTTCGATGACAACAAGGTCTCCATCGACGGCCCGACCCGTATGTCCACCTCGACCGACCATCTCGCCCGCTTTGCCGCCTGCGGCTGGTGGGTCAGGGCCGTCGACGGCCATGATCCGACTGAAATCCGTCAGGCCATCGGCGAGGCACGCCGCACGGATCGGCCGTCGCTGATCGCCTGCCGCACCCAGATCGGACGCGGCGCACCGACCATGGCCGGCGGCAACCACGTTCATGGCACGCCGCTCGGCGCTGAGGAAATCGCCCGCGCGCGCAAGGCCATGGGCTGGGAAACGGCGCCCTTCACCGTGCCCGCCCCGGTTCTGACCGCCTGGCGCGACTTTGGGCGGCGCAGCGGGACAAAGCGTGAGGAATGGGACCGGCGATATGCCAATGCCGGGCCGGCCCAGCGCCGGCTGCTGCGCCGGGCGCCGCCTCTCGGCGACGAGGCCCGCGATGCGCTGGTCAGTGTCAAGCTGGCGCTTGCGAAGGAGCGCCCCGAGGTTCCGACGCTGCAATCCTCCCGCAAGGTGCTCGACGCGATCATGCCCGTCATGCCCGAACTGATGGGCGGCGCCGCGGATCTGGCCGGTCTCACCGGCGCCCGTGCCCTCGGTCAGAAGGCGATCAAGCCGGGCAAGTTCGACGGCAGCTACGTCCACTACGGCATCCGCGAACATGTGATGGCCGGCGTGATGAACGGGATCAGTCTGCATGGCGGCTTCGTTCCCTATGGCTCCACCTTCCTCGCGTTTTCCGATTACTGCCGCGCCGCCATCCGCCTGTCGGCGATGATGGGCCTCAACGTCGTCTACGTGATGACCCATGACTCGATCGGGGTTGGCGAGGACGGGCCGACGCATCAGCCGATCGAGCATCTGGCCTCCTTCCGGGCGATGCCCAACATCAATGTCTTCCGTCCCGCGGACGCGGTCGAGACGTCCGAGGTCTGGCAGAGCGCGCTGGAGCAGGAAGGCGTGCCCTCCCTGATCTGCCTGTCGCGACAGGCGCTTCCAACGCTGCGGACCTCCGTCTCGGCGGAGAACATGGCCGCGCGCGGCGCCTATCTCATCGCCGGGGCGACGGCCGACCGGGATGTGACGCTGCTCGCCTCCGGATCCGAGGTCGCTATTGCCGTCGAGGCGGCCGGGATGCTGGAAGAGGAAGGCGTGAAGGCCGCGGTCGTCTCGATGCCTTGCTTTGAGCTCTTCCGCCAGCAGGGCCCGGAATATCGCCGCAGAGTGCTCGGCACCAAGCCGAAAGTCGCCATCGAGGCGGCCGTGCGCGATCCGTGGGATCGCTTCCTCGGGGAAGACGACGTCTTCATCGGTCTCGACGAATTCGGTGCGTCGGGAAGCGCCGAGGACCTCTATGACTGCTATGGCCTGACGGCGGAAGCCGTTTTCGCCGCAGCGCTTCGGCTCGTCCGCTGAGCGGGCAGGCATCGGCGACGTCATCTTTCCACATGTGAGAAAATTCGCCGCAGGCCGATAGCCAAAGGATGGGGCAGATGGCGTGTTGTCCCGTCTGTTCTCGAATCCTGATCTGTGGCATACCAGCGACTGTCGCCGACCGATCCCACAAGTTTGCAGTCCGGTCGGGCCTTTCGGGATGAATTGGCAGCGTTAAGTCTGATCGAAAGTCTTTGCGGCCAAGACCAATGGGGGAATTTCTTGCTGTTGCCGCATGAGTTATGCATGAGACGTTAAAAAGACGCCAAAAGCCGGCCATTCGATTTTGAATGAATCGGCACATGAATTTCTCATCGGAACGTCACGAGGTCGACCGACTGTAGCGGCATACTGATTGGAACCTGGCGCGCCGGCCCGGATTTGGGTGTGGGGGAGTACAGCACCGACCCCGGAGATATGGCGCCCGGACATTGTGAGGGACAGGAGTTTCTGG is part of the Hartmannibacter diazotrophicus genome and encodes:
- a CDS encoding LysR substrate-binding domain-containing protein, with translation MRHVTLKQLRCLAAVISTGSVTKAASVMNVTPPAITAQIKSLEDQVGLAVVERISERFEATPAGAEIAETLTKIETLLAECSDALAELKDAGAGKVSVGIISTARYFAPFAIAAFQKTRPRVSINLMVGNRERTLTALRGYEIDLAIMGRPPRDFDVEADVIGDHPLVMIAPPDHPLAGKRGITLADLGDETFLVRENGSGTRYAFEGFLSAKTDLMKYRSLEMNSNETIKQAVMAGLGIAFISGHTVSVEVQAGRLTLLDVEGLPVQRKWFLVRRTDKRLLPAANALWDFWVSEGATFLPELPLMEDLLQD
- a CDS encoding phosphoribulokinase, with amino-acid sequence MSERFPIIATTGSSGSGTTSVKNTFERIFRREGIKAAFIEGDAFHRYDRVAMKKKVAEEVAKGNPHFSHFGPEANQLDKLEGIFAEFGKQGTGRTRQYVHNLQEEQMFGAPQGTFTPWLEFKDDCDLLFYEGLHGAYRSPELDIASHADLKIGVVPVINLEWIQKIHRDKEMRGYSTEAVTDVILRRMHDYVHYICPQFTETDINFQRVPTVDTSNPFVARWIPTADESMVVIRFRSPRGIDFAYLLSMIHDSFMSRANSIVVPGGKMELAMQLILTPKILRLIDRKSRAV
- a CDS encoding DMT family transporter, yielding MAQTFLLTTIAMIAFAGNSLLARTALADGEIDAASYTAIRLISGGILLLALLMRDRRSTPLRDMPGDWVSTFALFAYALAFSLAYLRLGAATGALILFASVQGTMISWAFFGGDRPTPVEMIGLTAAFLAFIYLVLPGLSAPDPLGSALMMVSGISWGVYTLKGRGTKAPLNQTAGNFIRSIPLCLPLLAIGLLMHRPSWHGVLLALASGAIASGLGYAIWYRTLPHLSTAKAAVVQLTVPVIAAFGAVALLGEALTPRFLTTSVVILGGVALAISAKTRRAA
- the tkt gene encoding transketolase, which translates into the protein MKEEAFTARYPFIADEPDATFPDADHNDLANAIRLLTMDAVEMAGSGHPGMPLGMADVATVLFSRFLKFDPQVPGWPDRDRFVLSAGHGSMLLYSLLYLTGYKDVTIDDLKSFRQLGSRTPGHPEYGTLPGVEATTGPLGQGMASAVGMAIAERMMNARLGDDLVDHFTYVIAGDGCLMEGLSQEAIELAGHLRLSKLIVLFDDNKVSIDGPTRMSTSTDHLARFAACGWWVRAVDGHDPTEIRQAIGEARRTDRPSLIACRTQIGRGAPTMAGGNHVHGTPLGAEEIARARKAMGWETAPFTVPAPVLTAWRDFGRRSGTKREEWDRRYANAGPAQRRLLRRAPPLGDEARDALVSVKLALAKERPEVPTLQSSRKVLDAIMPVMPELMGGAADLAGLTGARALGQKAIKPGKFDGSYVHYGIREHVMAGVMNGISLHGGFVPYGSTFLAFSDYCRAAIRLSAMMGLNVVYVMTHDSIGVGEDGPTHQPIEHLASFRAMPNINVFRPADAVETSEVWQSALEQEGVPSLICLSRQALPTLRTSVSAENMAARGAYLIAGATADRDVTLLASGSEVAIAVEAAGMLEEEGVKAAVVSMPCFELFRQQGPEYRRRVLGTKPKVAIEAAVRDPWDRFLGEDDVFIGLDEFGASGSAEDLYDCYGLTAEAVFAAALRLVR
- a CDS encoding class 1 fructose-bisphosphatase, whose product is MAIGTGLTEYLESWAGGDAVRKAVAEAVFALAEAGIELAGVCGQGAINPDQGAIVGNNSGGDAQKALDVRSHEIVVAALRRRGVGMVASEEADEAEVLTPGGLVAVATDPLDGSSNIDTNVSVGTIFSILPVEGEASPFLVPGSRQLAAGFVVYGPHTDIVLTLGEGTDIFTLDRSNGAFVLVAEKVSIAPETAEYAVNASNYRHWAAGLRNYVDDCLAGKDGPLEKNYNMRWVGSLVADASRILSRGGVFLYPGDARKGYTHGRLRILYEANPVAMVIEQCGGKATDGTQRILDIDVTELHQRTGLVFGAASEVERIGLYIANPERRGEDSPLFGSRGLFMS